In Ailuropoda melanoleuca isolate Jingjing chromosome 7, ASM200744v2, whole genome shotgun sequence, one genomic interval encodes:
- the FPGS gene encoding folylpolyglutamate synthase, mitochondrial isoform X2: protein MSQARCHLRAALFLAAVSPRGATTGVTAWRGLSAWPAPQEPGMEYQDAVRTLNTLQTNAGYLEQVKRQRGDPQTQLEAMKLYLARSGLQVEDLDQLNIIHVTGTKGKGSTCAFTERILRSYGLKTGFFSSPHLVQVRERIRINGQPVSPELFTKHFWRLYHRLEETKDSSSCVSMPAYFRFLTLMAFHIFLQEKVDLAVVEVGIGGAYDCTNIIRKPVVCGISSLGIDHTSLLGDTVEEIAWQKGGIFKCGVPAFTVLQPDGPLAVLRDRAQHISCPLYLCPPLEALEEGGPPLTLGLEGEHQRSNAALALQLARCWLQQKGHQGLGELKVSRPSVLRQMPLAPVFQPTSHMRHGLRDTEWLGRTQVLRRGPLTWYLDGAHTASSVQACVRWFRQALHRSHRPSHGPEVRVLLFNATGDRDPAALLKLLQPCQFDYAVFCPNLTDVSSAGSADQQNFMVTLDQVLLRCLAHQRHWSHLAEEQASPDPWSPASPEPAS from the exons ATGTCGCAGGCACGCTGCCACCTGCGCGCCGCTCTCTTCCTGGCAGCAGTTTCTCCGCGCGGTGCAACGACCGGGGTCACGGCGTGGCGAGGGTTGAGCGCGTGGCCCGCGCCGCAGGAGCCGGGCATGGAGTATCAG GATGCTGTGCGCACACTGAACACCCTGCAGACCAATGCTGGCTACCTGGAGCAGGTGAAGCGCCAGCGGGGTGACCCTCAGACACAGCTGGAAGCGATGAAGCTGTATTTGGCCCGGAGTGGGCTGCAG GTGGAAGACTTGGACCAGCTGAACATCATTCACGTCACTGGGACCAAGGGGAAG GGTTCCACTTGTGCCTTCACCGAACGTATTCTCCGCAGCTATGGCCTGAAGACAGGATTCTTTAG CTCTCCCCACCTGGTGCAGGTGCGGGAGCGGATCCGCATCAACGGGCAGCCCGTAAGCCCCGAGCTCTTCACCAAGCACTTCTGGCGCCTCTACCACCGGCTGGAGGAGACCAAG GACAGCAGCAGCTGCGTCTCCATGCCCGCATACTTCCGCTTCCTCACGCTCATGGCCTTCCACATCTTCCTCCAAGAGAAG GTGGACCTGGCGGTGGTAGAAGTGGGCATTGGTGGCGCTTACGACTGCACCAACATCATCAG GAAGCCTGTGGTGTGTGGCATCTCCTCTCTCGGCATCGACCACACCAGCCTTCTGGGGGACACAGTGGAAGAGATCGCGTGGCAGAAAGGGGGCATCTTCAAG TGTGGCGTCCCTGCTTTCACGGTGCTCCAGCCCGACGGTCCCCTGGCAGTGCTGCGGGACCGTGCCCAGCACATCTCC TGTCCTCTCTACCTGTGCCCGCCACTGGAAGCCCTGGAGGAAGGGGGGCCGCCGCTGACCCTGGGCCTGGAGGGAGAGCACCAGCGGTCCAACGCCGCCTTGGCCTTGCAGCTGGCTCGCTGCTGGCTGCAGCAAAAGGGCCACCAGG gcctCGGGGAGCTGAAGGTGTCTCGGCCCAGCGTCTTGCGGCAGATGCCCCTGGCACCCGTGTTCCAGCCCACGTCCCACATGCGGCATG GGCTTCGGGACACAGAGTGGCTGGGCCGGACGCAGGTGCTGCGGCGCGGGCCCCTCACCTGGTACCTGGACGGCGCGCATACCGCCAGCAGCGTTCAGGCCTGCGTGCGTTGGTTCCGCCAGGCGCTGCACCGCAGCCACAGGCCGAGCCA CGGCCCTGAGGTGCGCGTCTTGCTCTTCAATGCCACTGGGGACCGGGATCCCGCGGCCCTGCTGAAGCTGCTGCAG CCCTGTCAGTTTGACTATGCTGTCTTCTGCCCTAACCTGACAGACGTGTCGTCTGCTGGCAGCGCAG ACCAGCAGAACTTCATGGTGACCCTGGACCAGGTGCTGCTCCGCTGCCTTGCGCACCAGCGGCACTGGAGCCACCTGGCTGAGGAGCAGGCCAGCCCGGACCCCTGGAGCCCCGCCAGCCCGGAGCCTG CTTCCTAA
- the FPGS gene encoding folylpolyglutamate synthase, mitochondrial isoform X1 has product MSQARCHLRAALFLAAVSPRGATTGVTAWRGLSAWPAPQEPGMEYQDAVRTLNTLQTNAGYLEQVKRQRGDPQTQLEAMKLYLARSGLQVEDLDQLNIIHVTGTKGKGSTCAFTERILRSYGLKTGFFSSPHLVQVRERIRINGQPVSPELFTKHFWRLYHRLEETKDSSSCVSMPAYFRFLTLMAFHIFLQEKVDLAVVEVGIGGAYDCTNIIRKPVVCGISSLGIDHTSLLGDTVEEIAWQKGGIFKCGVPAFTVLQPDGPLAVLRDRAQHISCPLYLCPPLEALEEGGPPLTLGLEGEHQRSNAALALQLARCWLQQKGHQGLGELKVSRPSVLRQMPLAPVFQPTSHMRHGLRDTEWLGRTQVLRRGPLTWYLDGAHTASSVQACVRWFRQALHRSHRPSHGPEVRVLLFNATGDRDPAALLKLLQPCQFDYAVFCPNLTDVSSAGSADQQNFMVTLDQVLLRCLAHQRHWSHLAEEQASPDPWSPASPEPGEPTSLLLASRPPRTHSTSSLVFSCISHALQWISQGRDPVFQPPNPPQGLLAHPVAGSGAGVLQEAAAIHVLVTGSLHLVGGVLKLLEPALSQ; this is encoded by the exons ATGTCGCAGGCACGCTGCCACCTGCGCGCCGCTCTCTTCCTGGCAGCAGTTTCTCCGCGCGGTGCAACGACCGGGGTCACGGCGTGGCGAGGGTTGAGCGCGTGGCCCGCGCCGCAGGAGCCGGGCATGGAGTATCAG GATGCTGTGCGCACACTGAACACCCTGCAGACCAATGCTGGCTACCTGGAGCAGGTGAAGCGCCAGCGGGGTGACCCTCAGACACAGCTGGAAGCGATGAAGCTGTATTTGGCCCGGAGTGGGCTGCAG GTGGAAGACTTGGACCAGCTGAACATCATTCACGTCACTGGGACCAAGGGGAAG GGTTCCACTTGTGCCTTCACCGAACGTATTCTCCGCAGCTATGGCCTGAAGACAGGATTCTTTAG CTCTCCCCACCTGGTGCAGGTGCGGGAGCGGATCCGCATCAACGGGCAGCCCGTAAGCCCCGAGCTCTTCACCAAGCACTTCTGGCGCCTCTACCACCGGCTGGAGGAGACCAAG GACAGCAGCAGCTGCGTCTCCATGCCCGCATACTTCCGCTTCCTCACGCTCATGGCCTTCCACATCTTCCTCCAAGAGAAG GTGGACCTGGCGGTGGTAGAAGTGGGCATTGGTGGCGCTTACGACTGCACCAACATCATCAG GAAGCCTGTGGTGTGTGGCATCTCCTCTCTCGGCATCGACCACACCAGCCTTCTGGGGGACACAGTGGAAGAGATCGCGTGGCAGAAAGGGGGCATCTTCAAG TGTGGCGTCCCTGCTTTCACGGTGCTCCAGCCCGACGGTCCCCTGGCAGTGCTGCGGGACCGTGCCCAGCACATCTCC TGTCCTCTCTACCTGTGCCCGCCACTGGAAGCCCTGGAGGAAGGGGGGCCGCCGCTGACCCTGGGCCTGGAGGGAGAGCACCAGCGGTCCAACGCCGCCTTGGCCTTGCAGCTGGCTCGCTGCTGGCTGCAGCAAAAGGGCCACCAGG gcctCGGGGAGCTGAAGGTGTCTCGGCCCAGCGTCTTGCGGCAGATGCCCCTGGCACCCGTGTTCCAGCCCACGTCCCACATGCGGCATG GGCTTCGGGACACAGAGTGGCTGGGCCGGACGCAGGTGCTGCGGCGCGGGCCCCTCACCTGGTACCTGGACGGCGCGCATACCGCCAGCAGCGTTCAGGCCTGCGTGCGTTGGTTCCGCCAGGCGCTGCACCGCAGCCACAGGCCGAGCCA CGGCCCTGAGGTGCGCGTCTTGCTCTTCAATGCCACTGGGGACCGGGATCCCGCGGCCCTGCTGAAGCTGCTGCAG CCCTGTCAGTTTGACTATGCTGTCTTCTGCCCTAACCTGACAGACGTGTCGTCTGCTGGCAGCGCAG ACCAGCAGAACTTCATGGTGACCCTGGACCAGGTGCTGCTCCGCTGCCTTGCGCACCAGCGGCACTGGAGCCACCTGGCTGAGGAGCAGGCCAGCCCGGACCCCTGGAGCCCCGCCAGCCCGGAGCCTGGTGAGCCCACATCCTTGCTGCTGGCTTCCCGCCCACCCCGCACCCACAGCACCAGCTCCCTCGTCTTCAGCTGCATCTCCCATGCCCTGCAGTGGATCAGCCAAGGCCGGGACCCCGTCTTTCAGCCACCCAATCCCCCTCAGGGCCTCCTTGCCCACCCGGTGGCAGGCAGCGGGGCCGGCGTGCTCCAGGAGGCCGCCGCCATCCACGTACTGGTCACGGGCAGCTTGCACCTGGTGGGCGGCGTCCTGAAGCTGCTGGAGCCTGCCCTGTCCCAGTAG
- the CDK9 gene encoding cyclin-dependent kinase 9 codes for MAKQYDSVECPFCDEVSKYEKLAKIGQGTFGEVFKAKHRKTGKKVALKKVLMENEKEGFPITALREIKILQLLKHENVVNLIEICRTKASPYNRCKGSIYLVFDFCEHDLAGLLSNVLVKFTLSEIKKVMQMLLNGLYYIHRNKILHRDMKAANVLITRDGVLKLADFGLARAFSLAKNSQPNRYTNRVVTLWYRPPELLLGERDYGPPIDLWGAGCIMAEMWTRSPIMQGNTEQHQLALISQLCGSITPEVWPNVDKYELFEKLDLVKGQKRKVKDRLKAYVRDPYALDLIDKLLVLDPAQRIDSDDALNHDFFWSDPMPSDLKGMLSTHLTSMFEYLAPPRRKGSQITQQSANQSRNPATTNQTEFERVF; via the exons ATGGCAAAGCAGTACGACTCGGTGGAGTGCCCCTTTTGTGATGAGGTGTCCAAATATGAGAAGCTCGCTAAGATCGGTCAAGGCACCTTCGG GGAGGTATTTAAGGCAAAGCACCGTAAGACCGGCAAAAAGGTGGCTCTGAAGAAAGTGCTGATGGAGAACGAGAAGGAGGGG TTCCCCATTACAGCTTTGCGAGAAATCAAGATCCTCCAACTTCTAAAACACGAGAATGTGGTCAACTTAATTGAGATCTGTCGAACCAAAG CTTCCCCCTATAACCGCTGCAAAGGCAGTATATACCTAGTGTTTGACTTCTGTGAGCATGACCTTGCTGGGCTGCTGAGCAATGTCTTAGTCAAGTTCACGCTGTCCGAGATCAAGAAGGTCATGCAGATGTTGCTCAACGGCCTCTACTACATCCACAGAAACAAG ATCCTGCACAGGGACATGAAGGCAGCTAATGTGCTCATCACTCGCGATGGGGTTCTGAAGCTGGCCGACTTTGGGCTGGCCCGGGCCTTCAGCCTGGCCAAGAACAGCCAGCCCAACCGCTATACCAACCGTGTGGTGACGCTCTGGTACCGGCCCCCGGAGCTGTTGCTCG GGGAGCGGGACTACGGCCCCCCCATTGACCTGTGGGGTGCTGGGTGCATCATGGCGGAGATGTGGACCCGCAGCCCTATCATGCAGGGCAACACCGAGCAGCACCAGCTTGCCCTCATCAGCCAGCTCTGTGGCTCCATCACCCCTGAG GTCTGGCCCAATGTGGACAAGTATGAGCTCTTTGAGAAGCTGGACCTGGTCAAGGGCCAGAAACGGAAGGTGAAGGACCGGCTGAAGGCCTATGTGCGGGACCCCTACGCACTGGACCTCATCGACAAGTTGCTGGTGCTGGATCCTGCACAGCGCATCGACAGTGACGACGCCCTCAACCACGACTTCTTCTGGTCGGACCCCATGCCCTCGGATCTCAAGGGCATGCTCTCCACGCACCTGACGTCCATGTTCGAGTATCTGGCGCCGCCACGCCGGAAGGGCAGCCAGATCACCCAGCAGTCCGCCAACCAGAGCCGCAATCCCGCCACCACCAACCAGACGGAGTTTGAGCGCGTCTTCTGA